Proteins co-encoded in one Lagopus muta isolate bLagMut1 chromosome 25, bLagMut1 primary, whole genome shotgun sequence genomic window:
- the LOC125684518 gene encoding feather keratin Cos1-2-like, whose translation MEMEQRTLLGTVVRSSLLRQVHLQSQVMSCYTQCVPCRPCGPTPLASSCNEPCVRQCQPSTIVIQPSPVVVTLPGPILSSFLQNTVVGSSTSAAVGRILSSEGVPITSGGFDLSGLGSRSCGRRCPPC comes from the exons atggaaatggaacagagAACTCTTCTGGGAACTGTAGTCcgttcttctcttctgagacag GTGCACCTCCAGTCCCAAGTCATGTCCTGCTACACCCAGTGTGTGCCATGCCGGCCCTGCGGCCCGACCcctctggccagcagctgcaatgagccctgtgtcaggcagtgccagccctCCACCATCgtcatccagccctctcccgtggtggtgaccctgcccggacccatcctcagctccttcctgcagaaCACCGTtgtgggctcctccacctccgctgctgttggccgcatcctcagctctgagggcgTGCCCATCACCTCGGGGGGCTTTGACTTGTCCGGCTTGGGCAGCCGCTCCTGTGGCAGAAGGTGCCCGCCCTGCTGA
- the LOC125684404 gene encoding uncharacterized protein LOC125684404 translates to MPQIQSPAALLLPVVLLSPLEEPEKGRQRRRAGRWECAASGFECVGEAKREAGGTESLSSVQPDPKLSPDLRDIHSTVLSASFHSSFLQNAALRSSTSAAVGSILSSDGVPIGSGIKGSPVPICAISFSCLLLVGNQVHLQSQVMSCYTQCVPCRPCGPTPLASSCNEPCVRQCQDSTIVIEPSPVVVTLPGPILSSFPQNTAVGSSTSAAVGRILSSEGVPITSGGFDLSGLGSRSCGRRCPPC, encoded by the exons ATGCCGCAGATCCAAAGCCCGGCAGCG ctgctgctgcccgtgGTGCTGCTGTCGCCGCTCGAGGAGCCCGAGAAAGGCCGGCAGCGGCGCCGAGCGGGCCGCTGGGAATGTGCAGCATCGGGCTTCGAATGTGTGGGAGAAGCCAAGAGGGAGGCTGGAGGCACAGAGTCCCTGTCCAGTGTTCAGCCGGATCCAAAGCTGAGCCCGGATCTCAGAGACATCCACTCC ACAGTCCTGTCTGCCTCCTTCCATAGCTCCTTCCTGCAGAACGCTGCTCTGAGATCCTCCACCTCTGCTGccgttggcagcatcctcagcagtGATGGAGTCCCCATCGGTTCTGG TATAAAAGGCAGCCCAGTTCCCATCTGTGCCATCAGCTTCTCTTGCCTTCTTCTGGTTGGGAATCAG GTGCACCTCCAGTCCCAAGTCATGTCCTGCTACACCCAGTGTGTGCCATGCCGGCCCTGCGGCCCGACCcctctggccagcagctgcaatgagccctgtgtcaggcagtgccaggactccaccATCGTCATTGagccctctcccgtggtggtgaccctgcccggacccatcctcagctccttcccgcagaacaccgccgtgggctcctccacctccgctgctgttggccgcatcctcagctctgagggcgTGCCCATCACCTCGGGGGGCTTTGACTTGTCCGGCTTGGGCAGCCGCTCCTGTGGCAGAAGGTGCCCGCCCTGCTGA